From one Simplicispira suum genomic stretch:
- a CDS encoding NAD(P)-binding domain-containing protein yields MKKQRIAILGAGPSGLAQLRAFEAAAQTGAELPEIVCYEKQSDLGGMWNYTWRTGLDAHGEPVHGSMYRYLWSNGPKECLEFADYSFEEHFGKPIASYPPRAVLRDYIMGRVEKSDLRHCIRFNTAVQWVSYDEATEKFSVTVRDVKADALSTEEFDYVVVATGHFSTPNTPYFEGLEHFPGRVLHAHDFRDACEFAGKDLLLVGSSYSAEDIGTQCHKYGASSVTFSYRSAPMGYAWPEAFQEVPLLTRLDDRTAHFADGSQREVDAIILCTGYQHHFPFLPDDLTLRTRNRLYPENLYKGVFWIANPKLIYLGMQDQYYTFNMFDAQAWYARDVILGRIALPDAQAMAADAAAWVQREEAARTPCQHIDFQAAYIRDLVGPTDYPEFDIEGMGQLFKEWKRDKQADILGYRNKSYRSTLTGTVAPPHHTPWMEAIDDSLDAFLADGPAQPSAAPDKATAPGLSQHRPLHQPLNVALHKAPHKPAHQQRKAA; encoded by the coding sequence ATGAAAAAACAACGCATTGCCATCCTCGGCGCCGGACCCAGCGGCCTGGCGCAGCTGCGCGCCTTCGAAGCCGCAGCCCAGACGGGCGCTGAGCTGCCGGAAATTGTTTGCTACGAAAAGCAGAGCGATCTGGGCGGCATGTGGAACTACACCTGGCGCACCGGCCTGGACGCCCACGGCGAGCCCGTGCACGGCAGCATGTACCGCTACCTGTGGTCCAACGGTCCCAAGGAATGCCTGGAGTTTGCCGACTACAGCTTTGAAGAGCACTTTGGCAAGCCCATTGCGTCGTACCCGCCGCGCGCCGTACTGCGCGACTACATCATGGGCCGCGTCGAGAAAAGCGACTTGCGCCACTGCATCCGCTTCAACACGGCCGTGCAGTGGGTGTCGTACGACGAAGCCACGGAAAAGTTCTCGGTGACGGTTCGCGACGTGAAAGCCGATGCGCTGTCGACAGAAGAATTTGACTATGTCGTCGTGGCAACCGGCCACTTTTCCACACCCAACACGCCGTACTTCGAGGGTCTGGAGCATTTTCCAGGCCGGGTACTGCATGCCCATGACTTCCGCGACGCCTGCGAATTTGCCGGCAAGGACCTGCTGCTGGTGGGCAGCAGCTATTCGGCCGAAGACATCGGCACGCAGTGCCACAAGTACGGCGCCAGTTCGGTCACCTTCAGCTACCGCAGCGCCCCCATGGGGTACGCGTGGCCTGAGGCATTCCAGGAGGTGCCGCTGCTGACGCGCCTGGACGATCGCACCGCGCATTTCGCAGACGGCAGCCAGCGGGAGGTGGACGCCATCATCCTGTGCACCGGCTACCAGCACCACTTTCCGTTCTTGCCCGACGATCTGACGCTGCGCACCCGCAACCGCCTGTACCCGGAAAATCTGTACAAGGGCGTGTTCTGGATCGCCAACCCGAAGCTGATTTACCTGGGCATGCAAGACCAGTACTACACCTTCAACATGTTCGACGCGCAGGCCTGGTATGCACGCGACGTGATCCTCGGGCGCATCGCCTTGCCGGACGCCCAGGCCATGGCAGCCGACGCCGCCGCGTGGGTGCAACGCGAAGAAGCTGCCAGAACGCCCTGCCAGCACATCGACTTTCAGGCCGCATACATCCGCGACCTGGTCGGCCCCACCGACTACCCCGAGTTCGACATCGAGGGCATGGGCCAGTTGTTCAAGGAGTGGAAGCGCGACAAGCAGGCCGACATCCTGGGCTACCGCAACAAGAGCTACCGCTCCACGCTCACCGGCACGGTGGCCCCGCCACACCACACGCCCTGGATGGAGGCCATCGACGATTCGCTGGACGCGTTTCTTGCCGATGGCCCGGCGCAGCCCTCCGCCGCGCCAGACAAGGCGACTGCACCTGGGCTGTCTCAGCACAGGCCATTGCATCAGCCGCTCAATGTGGCGTTGCACAAGGCGCCGCACAAGCCGGCGCACCAGCAACGAAAGGCCGCTTGA
- a CDS encoding YihY family inner membrane protein translates to MESSHDRPAQRAQALLHDLSRFPWKVTAQTLRERFREDRLGLTASSLTFTTILALVPFFTVALAVFSAFPMFSRVQEVLQGWLLQSLIPNSISLPVLDYLNQFAAKASQLGLVGFSVLIVTALALMLTVDRTFNNIWRVRRLRPLGQRVLIYWAALTFVPLLLGLSLAVTSYAVSASRGLVETLPNGVELLINSLQFAVLAGGMASLYRSIPNTPVRWRHAWAGGIFVSVGIELAKKGLALYLARMPTYSAVYGTFATLPILLIWIYIAWVIVLLGAVVSAYLPSLMAGVARRSGHQGWTFELAIELLQHLERARSGHGRGVRATVLARRMRVDALQLAPALEALLALDWIARIEENTERRRDEPRLVLLADPAATPLAPLVQRLLLQRGPHVEALWQGAQLDRLRLADVLDGSVNAAPLVGAAAKIG, encoded by the coding sequence ATGGAGTCTTCTCATGACCGCCCGGCGCAGCGTGCGCAGGCGCTGCTGCACGATCTTTCGCGCTTCCCCTGGAAGGTTACGGCGCAGACGCTGCGCGAGCGATTTCGGGAAGACCGGTTGGGGCTCACCGCCAGCAGCCTGACCTTCACCACCATTTTGGCGCTGGTGCCCTTCTTTACGGTGGCGCTGGCGGTGTTCAGTGCGTTTCCGATGTTTAGCCGCGTGCAAGAGGTGTTGCAAGGCTGGCTGCTGCAAAGCCTGATTCCCAACTCGATCTCGCTTCCGGTGCTGGACTACCTGAACCAGTTTGCCGCCAAGGCCAGCCAGCTGGGTTTGGTGGGTTTCAGCGTGCTGATCGTCACCGCGCTGGCGCTGATGCTGACGGTGGATCGCACCTTCAACAACATCTGGCGCGTGCGCCGCCTGCGGCCGCTGGGGCAGCGGGTGCTGATTTATTGGGCCGCCCTGACTTTTGTGCCGCTGCTGCTGGGCCTGAGCCTGGCGGTCACGTCGTATGCGGTCTCGGCCTCGCGCGGACTGGTGGAGACGCTGCCCAACGGCGTCGAATTGCTCATCAATTCGCTGCAGTTCGCGGTGCTGGCGGGCGGCATGGCCAGTCTCTACCGCTCCATTCCCAACACGCCGGTGCGTTGGCGCCATGCCTGGGCGGGCGGTATTTTCGTCTCGGTGGGGATCGAACTGGCCAAGAAAGGCCTGGCGCTGTACCTGGCGCGCATGCCCACCTACTCGGCGGTGTACGGCACCTTTGCCACGCTGCCCATCCTGCTGATCTGGATTTACATCGCCTGGGTCATCGTTCTGCTGGGCGCAGTGGTGTCCGCCTACCTGCCCAGCCTGATGGCCGGGGTGGCGCGCCGCTCAGGGCACCAGGGCTGGACTTTCGAGCTGGCCATCGAGCTGCTGCAGCACCTGGAGCGGGCGCGCAGCGGGCACGGACGCGGGGTGCGGGCCACGGTGCTGGCGCGGCGCATGCGGGTGGACGCCTTGCAGCTGGCGCCGGCACTTGAAGCGCTGCTGGCGCTGGACTGGATCGCCCGCATCGAAGAGAACACCGAGCGCCGCCGCGACGAGCCCCGCCTGGTCTTGCTGGCTGATCCGGCCGCTACACCGCTGGCGCCGCTGGTGCAGCGCCTGCTGCTCCAGCGCGGCCCGCATGTGGAAGCCCTGTGGCAGGGCGCACAGCTGGATCGCTTGCGGCTGGCCGATGTGCTGGACGGCTCGGTGAACGCAGCGCCTTTGGTCGGCGCCGCCGCAAAAATAGGATGA
- the hpnD gene encoding presqualene diphosphate synthase HpnD, which yields MNPQQYVQEKAAASGSSFYYAFLFMPEQRRQAITAFYAFCREIDDVVDEVTDPGVAHTKLAWWRSELSKAFAGEASHPVTKALIPHVQAFGIPEAPLRSVIDGCEMDLSQTRYLDYPNLQRYCHLVAGVVGEVAARIFGQTQSATTDYAHKLGQALQLTNILRDVGEDAMRGRIYLPVNELQQFDVKANEILERKHSDRFVALMRFQSERAHGLYDEALALLPAEDRRAQKPGLMMASIYRTLLREIERDNFQVLHQRVALTPLRKFWLAWKMQALGRM from the coding sequence ATGAATCCGCAGCAGTACGTCCAAGAAAAAGCCGCAGCTTCGGGCAGCAGTTTCTACTACGCCTTTTTGTTCATGCCCGAACAGCGGCGACAGGCGATTACCGCTTTTTATGCGTTTTGCCGTGAAATAGACGACGTTGTCGACGAAGTGACCGACCCCGGCGTCGCCCACACCAAGCTTGCCTGGTGGCGCAGTGAGTTGTCCAAAGCGTTTGCGGGCGAAGCATCGCATCCGGTGACGAAGGCGCTGATCCCGCACGTCCAGGCTTTTGGCATTCCCGAAGCCCCGCTTCGGTCGGTGATCGATGGCTGCGAAATGGACCTCAGCCAGACCCGCTACCTCGACTACCCCAACCTGCAGCGCTATTGCCACCTGGTGGCCGGCGTGGTGGGCGAAGTGGCAGCGCGCATTTTTGGCCAGACACAGAGCGCCACCACCGACTACGCGCACAAGCTGGGGCAGGCGCTGCAGCTGACCAACATCTTGCGCGACGTCGGCGAGGACGCAATGCGCGGGCGCATCTACCTGCCGGTGAACGAGTTGCAGCAGTTCGACGTGAAAGCCAATGAAATTCTCGAGCGCAAGCATTCGGACCGCTTTGTCGCACTGATGCGCTTCCAATCCGAGCGTGCACACGGCCTCTACGACGAAGCCTTGGCCCTGCTGCCTGCCGAAGACCGGCGCGCCCAAAAACCCGGCCTGATGATGGCCAGCATCTACCGCACGCTGCTGCGCGAGATCGAACGCGACAACTTCCAGGTGCTGCACCAGCGCGTGGCGCTCACGCCGCTGCGCAAGTTCTGGCTGGCGTGGAAGATGCAGGCGCTGGGCCGGATGTGA
- a CDS encoding FAD-binding oxidoreductase gives MSDFLTTLRNLVGPAHVMTEGDLSAYERDWRGRLHGKALAVVRPASTDEVAAVVRACAAFGVPIVPQGGNTSLSVGSTPDTSGREVVLSLTRMHAVRGIDQANLTMTVEAGCVLQNVQAAAESAGLLFPLSLAAEGSCTIGGNLGTNAGGTQVLRYGNTRELCLGLEVVTPQGDIWHGLKGLRKDNTGYDLRNLMIGSEGTLGVITAATLKLFPRPAARLTAWAAVPSMEQAVALLSLAQRSLGADLTGFEVMGRFALSLVAKHMPQLRVPFVEQEGVQYAVLLENSDSESEDHARARFEALLEAAFEAGCVLDAVVAENLTQAQQLWHIRESIPLAQAQEGLNIKHDISVPISRIPAFVADTDVLLAREIPGVRLVNFGHLGDGNLHYNVQAPEGGDAAAFLREREDDVNKLVYGAAAKFGGSFSAEHGVGALKVDTLKEYQSPVALAMMRSIKQALDPHNLMNPGRVLGPLP, from the coding sequence ATGTCCGATTTTCTAACCACCCTGCGCAACCTGGTCGGGCCGGCGCACGTGATGACCGAAGGCGACCTGAGCGCCTATGAGCGCGACTGGCGCGGCCGCCTGCACGGCAAGGCCCTGGCCGTGGTGCGCCCCGCCAGCACCGACGAAGTCGCCGCCGTGGTGCGCGCCTGCGCGGCCTTTGGCGTGCCCATCGTGCCGCAAGGCGGCAACACCAGCCTGTCCGTCGGCTCCACACCCGACACCTCGGGCCGCGAAGTGGTGCTCAGCCTGACCCGCATGCACGCCGTGCGGGGCATCGACCAGGCCAACCTGACCATGACCGTGGAAGCCGGCTGTGTGCTGCAAAACGTGCAGGCTGCAGCGGAAAGCGCCGGCCTGCTGTTTCCGCTCTCACTCGCCGCCGAAGGCAGCTGCACCATTGGCGGCAACCTGGGCACCAACGCCGGCGGCACGCAGGTGCTGCGCTACGGCAACACGCGCGAGCTGTGCCTGGGGCTGGAAGTGGTCACGCCGCAAGGCGACATCTGGCACGGCCTCAAGGGCCTGCGCAAGGACAACACCGGCTACGACCTGCGCAACCTGATGATTGGCAGCGAAGGCACGCTCGGCGTCATCACCGCCGCCACGCTCAAGCTGTTCCCGCGCCCCGCCGCGCGCCTGACCGCCTGGGCGGCCGTGCCGTCGATGGAGCAGGCGGTTGCGCTGCTTTCGCTAGCGCAGCGCAGCCTGGGCGCGGACCTGACCGGTTTCGAGGTCATGGGGCGCTTTGCACTCTCGCTGGTGGCCAAGCACATGCCGCAGCTGCGCGTGCCGTTTGTCGAGCAGGAGGGCGTGCAGTACGCGGTGCTGCTGGAGAACTCCGACAGCGAATCCGAGGACCACGCCCGCGCCCGCTTCGAGGCGCTGCTCGAAGCCGCGTTCGAAGCCGGCTGCGTGCTCGACGCCGTGGTGGCCGAGAACCTGACGCAGGCGCAGCAGCTGTGGCACATCCGCGAGAGCATTCCGCTCGCGCAGGCGCAAGAAGGCCTGAACATCAAGCACGACATCTCCGTGCCGATCTCGCGCATCCCCGCCTTTGTGGCCGACACCGACGTGCTGCTGGCGCGCGAAATCCCCGGCGTGCGCCTGGTCAACTTCGGCCACCTGGGCGACGGCAACCTGCACTACAACGTGCAGGCCCCCGAAGGGGGCGATGCGGCTGCGTTCTTGCGCGAGCGCGAGGACGACGTCAACAAGCTGGTCTACGGGGCCGCGGCGAAGTTTGGTGGCTCGTTCTCGGCCGAGCATGGCGTGGGCGCGCTCAAGGTCGATACGCTCAAGGAATACCAATCTCCCGTCGCGCTGGCCATGATGCGCAGCATCAAGCAGGCGCTCGACCCCCACAATCTCATGAACCCGGGCCGCGTGCTCGGCCCCTTGCCATGA
- a CDS encoding DUF4145 domain-containing protein, producing MKSWWDLGEWSGYSGSKLEVHAITCAFCFERGNFTVEHQASKAKPNDRKVLYFTTLKCGNCAGYVMALWSPSSSGDVHDYRLLPFPRKATKAPDTWPAPVGRFWLQAQQSLQNEIWDAAAVMARSALQVALRDCGAKGNNLKQEINDLASKGMIPPVMQEWAHELRELGNESAHPAADQPETSPQDAKDVVQFCTYLFEYLYSLPHQIRQYKSRRSRGAI from the coding sequence ATGAAAAGTTGGTGGGATCTTGGAGAATGGAGCGGCTACTCGGGCAGCAAACTCGAGGTGCATGCAATTACTTGTGCGTTTTGTTTTGAGCGCGGTAACTTCACGGTTGAGCATCAAGCCAGCAAGGCGAAGCCCAACGACCGAAAAGTCCTCTACTTCACAACACTCAAGTGCGGAAACTGCGCCGGCTATGTAATGGCTCTGTGGTCGCCCTCGTCCAGCGGCGACGTTCACGACTACCGACTCTTACCATTCCCGCGGAAAGCAACGAAAGCGCCAGATACGTGGCCAGCGCCCGTTGGTCGTTTTTGGCTGCAAGCGCAGCAGTCATTGCAAAACGAAATCTGGGATGCGGCCGCAGTAATGGCGCGCAGCGCCTTACAAGTAGCTCTGCGCGACTGCGGCGCCAAGGGAAACAACCTGAAGCAGGAGATCAACGATCTCGCTAGCAAAGGCATGATTCCGCCGGTAATGCAGGAGTGGGCGCACGAGCTCCGCGAACTCGGAAACGAGTCCGCTCACCCTGCTGCCGATCAGCCCGAAACATCACCACAGGACGCCAAGGATGTTGTTCAGTTCTGTACGTATCTTTTCGAATATCTCTACTCTTTGCCCCATCAGATCCGGCAGTACAAAAGCAGGCGTTCCCGTGGTGCAATCTAA
- a CDS encoding DUF2069 domain-containing protein, with amino-acid sequence MPVPDRPDLSASLPHYLPNAAPTAVRRARSVAVVSLLALIALCLAWELWLAPLRPGGSWLALKALPLCLPLAGFLKNRMYTYRWVSLMVWLYFTEGVVRGWSDPPPSNWLAWAEVLLCVVLFTACTAHIRLRLRKVPALAAAAPATL; translated from the coding sequence ATGCCCGTTCCTGACCGCCCCGATCTCTCTGCTTCCCTCCCGCACTATCTGCCCAACGCCGCCCCAACTGCCGTGCGGCGCGCTCGCAGCGTAGCCGTGGTCAGCCTGCTGGCGCTGATTGCGCTGTGCCTGGCCTGGGAACTGTGGCTGGCGCCGCTGCGGCCCGGAGGATCGTGGCTGGCGCTCAAGGCCCTGCCGCTGTGCCTGCCGCTGGCCGGCTTCTTGAAAAACCGCATGTACACCTACCGCTGGGTCAGCCTGATGGTCTGGCTGTATTTCACCGAAGGCGTGGTGCGCGGCTGGAGCGACCCGCCGCCGAGCAACTGGCTGGCATGGGCCGAAGTGCTGCTCTGTGTCGTGCTGTTCACTGCCTGCACCGCGCACATCCGCCTGCGTTTGCGCAAAGTCCCGGCGTTGGCCGCCGCCGCACCCGCCACCTTGTAG
- a CDS encoding DUF1499 domain-containing protein produces the protein MNSFGTSGLGPLRFEGTPTQAMEALRATLAKFPQAKIVKTDALSMEVVFTTFLGFRDLVDFRVDAEAQRIDYRSRSLVGKYDFGKNRSRMAEFSTQFEARRKR, from the coding sequence GTGAACTCCTTCGGCACCAGTGGCCTTGGGCCACTGCGCTTCGAGGGCACGCCGACGCAGGCCATGGAGGCGCTGCGCGCCACGCTGGCGAAGTTTCCCCAAGCAAAAATCGTCAAGACCGACGCCTTGTCGATGGAGGTGGTGTTTACAACGTTTTTGGGGTTCAGGGATCTGGTCGATTTCAGGGTCGATGCAGAGGCGCAGCGCATCGACTACCGCTCCCGCTCCTTGGTCGGCAAGTACGACTTTGGCAAGAACCGCTCGCGCATGGCGGAATTTTCCACGCAGTTCGAAGCGCGTCGCAAGCGCTGA
- a CDS encoding isocitrate lyase/PEP mutase family protein encodes MNTKQQLKDLVNARRGMLVPGAFNALSAKVIEDLGFEAIYVTGAGVTNMWFGLPDQGFMGLTDIADHTARIRDAVELPLIVDADTGFGNALNTYYAVRTLERAGADCIQLEDQVSPKRCGHFSGKDVVSTEDMLGKIKAAVDARRSEGTLILARTDACALHGFEAAVERARQYGEAGADLLFVEAVTTDSEIRSLPQRLDKPQVMNMVIGGKTPLVGAEELAHLGYGIVLYANAALQGAVMGMQKALTVLRDERSVREDSGLVAPFAERQRLVGKPALDALEQRYAV; translated from the coding sequence ATGAACACCAAACAACAACTCAAGGACCTGGTCAACGCCCGTCGCGGCATGCTGGTGCCCGGCGCCTTCAACGCGCTCTCGGCCAAGGTGATTGAAGACCTCGGTTTCGAGGCGATCTATGTGACCGGGGCCGGCGTTACCAACATGTGGTTTGGCCTGCCTGACCAGGGTTTCATGGGGCTGACCGACATTGCAGACCACACGGCCCGCATCCGCGACGCAGTGGAGCTGCCGCTGATCGTGGACGCCGATACGGGTTTTGGCAACGCGCTTAATACCTACTACGCGGTGCGTACGCTTGAGCGGGCTGGCGCCGACTGCATCCAGCTCGAAGACCAGGTCTCGCCCAAGCGCTGCGGGCATTTCAGCGGCAAGGATGTGGTCAGTACCGAAGACATGCTGGGCAAGATCAAGGCTGCCGTCGATGCCCGTCGCAGCGAAGGCACGCTCATCCTGGCACGCACCGATGCCTGCGCTTTGCATGGTTTCGAAGCGGCGGTGGAGCGCGCTCGCCAATACGGTGAGGCCGGCGCCGACCTGCTGTTTGTTGAGGCCGTCACTACGGACAGCGAAATCCGCAGTCTGCCGCAGCGCCTTGACAAGCCGCAGGTGATGAACATGGTGATTGGCGGCAAAACCCCCCTCGTCGGTGCCGAGGAACTTGCCCACCTGGGCTACGGCATCGTTCTTTATGCCAACGCGGCCTTGCAGGGCGCCGTCATGGGCATGCAAAAAGCGCTCACCGTGCTGCGCGATGAGCGCTCGGTGCGCGAAGACTCCGGCTTGGTGGCGCCGTTTGCCGAGCGCCAGCGGCTGGTGGGCAAGCCGGCGCTGGATGCGCTGGAGCAGCGCTACGCGGTTTGA
- the hpnE gene encoding hydroxysqualene dehydroxylase HpnE: MRLAIVGAGWAGMAAAMATVQRGHNVTVFEAARTVGGRARTVPCSQADGSALLLDNGQHILIGAYSESLRLMHECGVDVEEALLRLPLTLRFADGSGLQWPDLPPPWDALFGILRARSWSWRERLALLRTASTWQRKRFVCAAEASVNDLCQGLPPRLVTEFIDPLCVAALNTRAHEASGQVFLRVLKDSLFSGPGGSNLLLPRAELGALFPEAAARWLRTRGAIVRTGTRIHDLAAPLAGAGWHVNGMLFDGVVLATASTEAARLVSRCAQNAPIDLTVPLCDWAACAHALRFEAITTVYAQTSAGADGHVFPVPMLALRSGPDRPAQFVFDRGQLGGPAGLLAFVVSTSQGERELLEQQVLAQAQGELELADLRLVQTVVEKRATFACTPALERPATRVVPGLWACGDYVAGPYPATLEGAVRSGTLAGTAACDQGSD, from the coding sequence ATGAGGCTGGCCATCGTCGGTGCCGGCTGGGCCGGTATGGCGGCAGCCATGGCAACGGTCCAGCGCGGACACAACGTGACCGTGTTCGAAGCCGCGCGCACCGTGGGCGGTCGCGCACGCACCGTGCCTTGCAGCCAGGCCGACGGGTCGGCGCTGCTGCTGGACAACGGCCAGCACATCTTGATCGGCGCCTACTCCGAATCGCTGCGGCTGATGCACGAATGCGGTGTCGACGTGGAGGAAGCGCTGCTGCGCCTGCCGCTCACACTGCGGTTTGCCGATGGCAGCGGCCTGCAGTGGCCCGACCTGCCACCGCCCTGGGATGCCTTGTTTGGCATCCTGCGCGCGCGCAGCTGGAGCTGGCGTGAACGCCTTGCACTGTTGCGCACCGCCAGCACCTGGCAACGCAAGCGCTTCGTCTGCGCCGCCGAGGCATCCGTAAACGATCTCTGCCAGGGGCTGCCGCCGCGGCTGGTGACGGAGTTCATTGACCCGCTCTGCGTGGCCGCGCTCAATACGCGCGCGCACGAAGCGAGTGGCCAGGTGTTTCTGCGCGTGCTGAAGGACAGCCTCTTCAGCGGCCCCGGCGGCTCCAATCTGCTGCTGCCACGCGCCGAACTGGGCGCCCTTTTCCCCGAGGCCGCCGCGCGCTGGTTGCGCACGCGCGGCGCCATCGTCCGCACCGGCACGCGCATTCATGATCTGGCGGCACCATTGGCTGGCGCTGGCTGGCACGTCAACGGCATGCTCTTCGACGGCGTGGTTCTGGCCACCGCCAGCACCGAGGCGGCGCGCCTCGTCTCCCGCTGCGCGCAGAACGCGCCCATTGACCTGACGGTGCCGCTGTGCGATTGGGCGGCCTGCGCGCACGCTCTGCGCTTTGAAGCCATCACCACGGTGTACGCCCAGACAAGCGCAGGGGCCGATGGCCACGTCTTTCCGGTCCCCATGCTGGCACTGCGCAGTGGCCCGGACCGCCCTGCGCAGTTTGTGTTCGACCGCGGCCAGCTCGGTGGACCGGCCGGCCTGCTGGCCTTTGTCGTGAGCACCAGCCAGGGCGAGCGCGAACTGCTCGAACAGCAGGTTCTGGCCCAGGCCCAGGGCGAGCTTGAACTGGCAGACCTGCGATTGGTGCAGACCGTGGTGGAAAAACGTGCCACCTTTGCCTGCACCCCGGCGCTGGAGCGACCCGCCACCCGTGTCGTCCCCGGCCTCTGGGCCTGCGGCGACTATGTGGCAGGCCCCTACCCGGCCACGCTGGAAGGTGCGGTGCGCAGCGGCACCCTGGCAGGCACAGCCGCGTGCGATCAGGGCAGCGATTGA
- a CDS encoding nitroreductase, which yields MKFDDVLQQRRSIRGYLNKPVPKSLIREVLELAMRAPTSMNTQPWNFYVVSGEVLDRIRAGNVERNLAGVPHSREFRLGPEYVGPHRDRQIGVAKQLFAAMGIERDNKEKRHDWILRGFRQFDAPVSIVVTYDRAIHGSDIAPFDCGGVVNSIVNAAWARGLGCVINSQGIMQSPVVRAEAGIPEDQVIQTCIAMGWPDESFPANAVVSQRKSVDEAATFLGFGD from the coding sequence ATGAAATTCGACGACGTCCTCCAGCAGCGCCGCAGCATTCGCGGCTACCTGAACAAGCCGGTTCCCAAATCGCTCATCCGCGAGGTGCTGGAGCTCGCGATGCGCGCGCCCACGTCCATGAACACCCAGCCCTGGAACTTCTACGTGGTCAGCGGCGAGGTGCTGGACCGCATCCGCGCCGGGAACGTGGAGCGCAACCTGGCAGGGGTGCCGCACTCGCGCGAGTTTCGCCTGGGGCCGGAGTACGTGGGCCCGCACCGCGATCGGCAGATTGGCGTGGCCAAACAGCTTTTCGCTGCCATGGGCATCGAGCGCGACAACAAGGAAAAACGCCACGACTGGATACTGCGCGGCTTTCGCCAGTTCGACGCGCCCGTCTCCATCGTCGTGACCTACGACCGCGCCATTCACGGCAGCGACATTGCGCCATTTGACTGTGGCGGCGTGGTCAACAGCATCGTCAACGCTGCCTGGGCGCGCGGTTTGGGCTGCGTGATCAACAGCCAGGGCATCATGCAGTCGCCGGTGGTGCGCGCCGAGGCCGGCATCCCCGAAGACCAGGTGATTCAGACCTGCATTGCCATGGGCTGGCCGGACGAAAGCTTCCCCGCCAACGCAGTGGTCTCGCAGCGCAAGAGCGTGGACGAGGCGGCGACGTTTTTGGGCTTTGGCGACTGA
- a CDS encoding thymidylate synthase: MSTRVVATPYEDFLRYVLENGVHKGDRTGTGTRSVFGHQMRFDLARGFPLITTKKVHFKSIALELLWFLRGDGNARWLQERGVTIWDEWAAENGDLGPVYGVQWRSWPTPGGGHIDQMAQVIEQLRSNPDSRRILVSSWNVAELDKMALMPCHALFQFYVAPAQQLGERARLSCQLYQRSADLFLGVPFNIASYALLTHMVAQQCDFDLGDFVWTGGDCHIYSNHEEQVRTQLDRKPYALPQLHIKRKPATLFDYEFEDFEIQNYEHHPAIKAPVAI, from the coding sequence ATGTCCACCCGCGTGGTGGCCACGCCCTACGAAGACTTTCTGCGCTACGTGCTGGAGAACGGCGTGCACAAGGGCGACCGCACCGGCACCGGCACCAGGAGCGTGTTCGGCCACCAGATGCGCTTTGACCTGGCGCGCGGCTTTCCGCTGATCACCACCAAGAAGGTGCACTTCAAAAGCATTGCGCTCGAACTGCTGTGGTTCCTGCGCGGCGACGGCAACGCGCGCTGGCTGCAAGAGCGCGGCGTCACCATCTGGGACGAATGGGCTGCCGAAAACGGCGACCTCGGCCCGGTCTATGGCGTGCAGTGGCGCAGCTGGCCCACGCCGGGCGGCGGCCACATCGACCAGATGGCGCAGGTCATCGAGCAGCTGCGCAGCAACCCCGATTCGCGCCGCATTCTGGTCAGCAGCTGGAACGTGGCCGAGCTCGACAAAATGGCCCTCATGCCCTGCCACGCGCTGTTCCAGTTTTACGTGGCGCCCGCGCAGCAACTGGGCGAGCGCGCCCGCCTGTCGTGCCAGCTGTACCAGCGCAGCGCCGACCTGTTTTTGGGCGTGCCCTTCAACATCGCCAGCTACGCCCTGCTCACGCACATGGTGGCGCAGCAGTGCGACTTCGACTTGGGCGACTTCGTTTGGACTGGCGGCGACTGCCACATCTACAGCAACCACGAAGAGCAGGTGCGCACCCAGCTCGACCGCAAGCCCTACGCCCTGCCGCAGCTGCACATCAAGCGCAAGCCGGCCACACTGTTCGATTACGAGTTTGAAGACTTCGAAATCCAGAACTACGAGCACCACCCGGCCATCAAGGCGCCGGTAGCGATCTAG
- a CDS encoding dihydrofolate reductase yields MKVNLIYARAANGVIGKDGRMPWHLPEDLAHFKRLTGGCPVVMGRKTWDSLPARFRPLPGRSNIVITRQENWHENGVQRTSSLGEALQLCESSDTVWVIGGAQIYAQALPLADAVEVTEIERDYAGDAYAPELGPEWVEQSRERLQAQDGTPLSFVRYERARR; encoded by the coding sequence GTGAAAGTGAACCTCATCTACGCTCGCGCCGCCAACGGCGTCATCGGCAAGGACGGGCGCATGCCCTGGCACCTGCCCGAAGATCTGGCGCACTTCAAGCGCCTGACCGGCGGCTGCCCGGTGGTCATGGGCCGCAAGACCTGGGACTCTCTGCCGGCGCGCTTTCGCCCACTGCCGGGGCGCAGCAATATCGTCATCACGCGGCAAGAAAATTGGCATGAAAATGGCGTCCAGCGCACATCCAGCTTGGGTGAGGCGCTACAACTATGTGAGTCCTCGGACACGGTCTGGGTGATTGGCGGCGCGCAAATCTACGCGCAGGCCCTGCCGCTGGCCGATGCCGTGGAAGTCACCGAAATCGAGCGCGACTACGCGGGCGACGCCTACGCGCCCGAACTCGGCCCGGAATGGGTCGAGCAAAGCCGCGAGCGCCTGCAGGCGCAGGACGGCACGCCGCTCAGCTTTGTGCGCTATGAGCGCGCGAGGCGCTGA